The genomic region GCTCCAGCCAGACCAATGGGCGAGAACCAGCAAACTGGCACCGAGCGCGACGCCGATCATGTTCATGCCGATGTCCATCAACGAGGCGCTGCGCCCCGGCACGAATACCTGCAGCCACTGCAGCAAGGCAGCAAATGCCACCGCTGCCAGCAGCATCCAGCTCATCGCTCGGGCCGCGTTGACAAACTGGCGCTCGGCCCAGGCCCGCAGCAACACGCCAAGCGGGATGAAGGCCAGGACATTGGCCAGCATGTCGCTCCGCGACCAGGCCGGCTCGACCGGTCTTACCGGCACCGTGAAGTAGAACGGATACAAGGACAAATAGGCCAGCAGCAACGCATAAAGAGTTATCAGTCGGCGCATGGTTGAATGGAACCTCCGTGTCACCGACTTTAGCGGGCGAAATCGGCTTTGATCAGTTTATTGCCCTGCGCGGGGCTGGCATTTGACAGCATGCCCGTTACAATAGCGCTTCATCAACAAGGATGCTTTTTGCCGTCATGAAGGAACTGCTGCACGCCCTCGTGCTCACTAGCGCTGAGCGCTATCCTGAGCGCCCCGCTCTCCATTTTCGCGATCAAACCCTTTCCTACCGCCAACTCGCCGATGCCATTAACCGCTTCGCCGATGCACTGGTTTCGTCCGGCATTCAGCCCGGCGATCGAGTCGCGATTTATCTGCCGAAGCAATTTGAAACCGCGATTGCGATTTTTGGCGCCGCCGCCGCTGGCGCCGTATTCGTGCCGGTCAATCCGCTGCTAAAACCGGCGCAAGTCGCCTACATTCTGCGCGACTGTAATGTCCGGGTGTTGATCAGCGCCAAAGCGCGCTTTGAACAACTGCAACCGGAGCTGGGTGATTGCCCGGATCTGAAACTCAATCTGTCAGTTGATGGCGAATGTCCGCAAGCAGCCGATCTCAATCAATGGCTCGCTAGCGGCAAAGGTTTGCGTGGTCATCGCCGCATTGACGCCGACATGGTCGCGATTCTCTACACCTCAGGCTCGACCGGCAATCCGAAAGGCGTCGTGCTATCTCATCGCAATATGGTTGCCGGTGCCCACAGTGTTGCCGAGTATCTGGAAAATACGGCAGATGATCGTTTGCTGGCAGTGTTGCCACTATCGTTCGATTACGGCCTGTCGCAACTGACGACGGCGTTTTCTGTCGGCGCTTCGGTGGCGCTGATGGATTATCTGCTGCCGAATGATGTCATCCGTGCTTGCGTCAAATACCAGATCACCGGTTTGGCTGCCGTGCCACCGTTGTGGGTGCAATTGGCGCAATTGGAATGGCCGCAGGAAGCCAAGCAATCGATACGCTATTTCACCAATAGTGGTGGTCACATGCCGTTCGCGACGCTGCAAGGTTTGCGTGCGCAATTGCCGAACACCAAGCCATTCTTGATGTACGGTTTGACCGAAGCATTTCGTTCGACATTCCTGCCACCGGATCAGGTTGATGTTCGCCCCGGTTCGATGGGTAAAGCGATTCCCAATGCCGAAGTCGTCGTGCTGCGTGAAGATGGCAGCGAATGCGCCGCTGATGAACCGGGCGAACTCGTTCATCGCGGCGCGCTGGTGTCGCTCGGTTACTGGAACGCGCCGGAAAAAACCGCTGAGCGCTTCAAGCTGATGCCAAAACGCGTCAACGGCCTGGTGCTCGATGAAATGGCCGTGTTCTCCGGCGACACCGTGAAAAAAGATAGCGAAGGCTTTTTGTATTTCATCGGCCGCAAGGACGACATGATCAAATCCAGCGGTTACCGCATTTCGCCATCGGAACTGGAAGACACCGTTTATCAGCAAAAAGGCGTTGCTGAAGTCGCGGCCATTGGCTGCAAACACGAACAACTCGGTCAGGCGATTGTGTTGGTGATCAAAGCCGGCAACGATTTTGTTGAAGCGGAAATGCTTGCTGAGTTGCGCAAAACACTGCCGATGTTCATGCAACCACACAAAATCATTCTGCGCGAACAATTACCACGCAACCCGAACGGCAAAATCGATCGCAAACATTTGTCGGCCGAATACGCCACGCTGTTCACGACCGAGGGCTGAACATGAGCACGAATCCCACCGCATCGGCGCCGATTCACGCCGAGAATCCGTATTTTCCGGTCGTCGACAATGAACTGACCGCGGGCGGCATCAAACTCAGCGAACTCGTTAAACGTGCCGGCCAAACGCCGTTCTACGTCTACGATAAGAACGCGATGACGGAGCGGGTAAAAGCCCTGCGCGCGGCGATGCCAAAAGACTTATCGCTGCACTACGCGATGAAAGCCAACCCGATGCCAGCCGTCGTCAAACACATGTCTGGCCTCGTTGATGGCATTGATGTCGCTTCCGGTCGCGAGCTGCGTGTTGCGCTTGATACGCCGACCAAACCGCATGACATCAGTTTTGCCGGTCCCGGTAAATCACTGGAGGAAATTCGTTTGGCGGTAGCCAGTGACATCGTTATCAACCTGGAATCACTGACGCAACTACAGCAAACCGAAACCGCCGCCCACGCGTTGAACAAAAAAGCGAAAGTCGCGATCCGCGTCAACCCGGATTTCGAGCTGAAATCATCAGGGATGAAAATGGGCGGCCATGCCGCACAGTTCGGCATCGATGCCGAAATCGTACCCGATGTGCTGAAACGCATTGGTGCAAGCGATGCGCTGGAGTTTGTCGGTTTCCATATTTTCTGGGGTTCGCAAAATCTGCGTCCGGAAAATATTATCGAAGCCCATGACAACACCTTTGCACTGGCTTATCGCTTGGCGCAATCGGCCCCCGCGCCCGTGAAATTACTGAACATCGGCGGCGGCCTTGGCATTCCGTATTTCCCTGGCGACAAAGCGCTGGAATTGGCCGAGATTTCCGCCAATCTCGAACGTCATCTCGCGGAATGCAAACAACGCCTTCCGGAAGCGGAAGTGGTCATGGAACTCGGCCGTTATCTGGTTGGCGAAGCCGGGCTTTATGTCTGCGAAGTGCTGGAGCGCAAAGTCTCGCGCGGACAGGTATTCCTGATCACCAATGGAGGTCTGCATCATCACTTGGCAGCCAGCGGCAACTTTGGTCAGATCATTCGCAAGAATTATCCGCTGGCCGTTGCCAATCGCGTCAGTTCCGATGACATGGAAACCGTGCATGTCGTCGGCCCGCTGTGCACGCCGCTCGATTTGCTCGGCAGCAAGATGACGCTGCCAAAAGCCGATATCGGCGATTTGATCGCCGTTTACCAATCCGGTGCTTACGGCCTGACGGCATCGCCACGCGCGTTCCTGAGCCACCCGGATGCCGTTGAACTGCTGGTGTAAGCGTTATACCGACTCGGGTGTGAACACCGGCCAATACCGCTTGTAGCAAGCCAGATCATTGTGCTCTGGCAGCGAAAACTGGAGGTGGTGTCATGTCCTACGTCGATGGCTTTGTGCTGGCGGTGCCGACTGCCAATAAATCAACTTACCAGCAACATGCCGAATACTGCGTCGATATCTTTCGCGAGTACGGCATGGAAAAATTGGTGGAATGTTGGGGCGACGATATTCCGGAAGGCGAAGTCACCTCGTTTCCAATGGCAGTAAAACTCAAGCCGGATGAAACCGTGGTGTTTTCCTGGATGATCTGGCCATCAAAAGCCGTACGTGATGAAGCGTGGAAGAAAATCATGGAAGACCCGCGCATGGACCCCGAGCGATTCGAGATGCCGTTTGATGGCAAGCGGATGATGTATGGCGGTTTCACGGTTCTGGTCGAGAGCTAAAGTGCTGCTCTAAACGCTTGTCATGGCTGCGCCTGAGCGTGTTCTAAGACCGTAGGAAAATTAACCAACCTGAGTGATTGTCCCGCTGTGGCGCTTGCCTCGGCAGGATCACATTCATACGGCATGTGTAAGAAGGAAATCAGCCCATGTTGAACGGAGAATCTGCCGAACTAATTCAATGTCCTTATTGTTTTGAATGGATCACCATCATGGTCGATTGTTCGGTATCGGAGCAGCAATACATCGAAGACTGCCAAGTGTGTTGCCACCCCATTGAAATTCTGGCTCACGTAAGAGCCGATGGTCATGTTGAAGTCACGGCATTGCGCGAAAACGAGTAATAAACTTTTGTGTCGATGATGTCGACAGAAAAAAAGCGATGACTTGATGTCATCGCTTTCTTTTTGAGAATTCGCTCCGACCTACTCAGGCCCTGCGCCGTCGGGGTAGCGCGGACAAATCCAGGCTTCACAGGCCGGAGCGAACAACGGTTCTCAGCTGCACGGACCCAAATCAGTCCAGTAGAAGCTGTAGGAAGGTGACCAATACCAGATCGCATACTTCGCCTGATATTGACGGCCGTTGTACTGCACTTTTGCACCAGCCTGGTAATACGTGCTGGCATTCCACTGCGGCAGGCTGCTGCAACCACCGCCGCCACCGCCGGTGCTGTAGGAGCCCGTCAAACTCAAGCCGGAGAAGGTTGAGTAAGCGTAAATGCCAACGTGATAGGTACCGGCCTGGATGTTGCTGATCGTGCAGCTTTCGGTGTTGGTCGGGCTTTCCGATTTGCACTGATAAACCGATGCGCTCGGGTTGGCGCCATAACGCACGAACAAATCGGCATCGCCGCTGCCACCGCTGGTGTTGAAGCTCAAACTGGTGGCATTGGCTGGCACTTGCAGTGTGTAATACAGCCACTGACCAGTGTTGTTGCCGAGGTTGCCGACTGGCACACCGTTCTGCAGCTCACCACCACCCGGTGGTGGTGGAGGCGGTGGCGGCGGCGGGTTGCCACCGTTCAGGAAGCCGGTGTACAGCAATTTGTTCGCGCCAGACGGAATGCCGCTGACTTTGTTATTCAAGGCGTTTTGCACCAACGCATTGCCTACCTGCGAGGGCGTAGCGTTCGGATTGGCGGCAAGATACAACGCCGCGGCGCCGGCAACATGCGGTGATGCCATCGAGGTACCGGACATCGAAGCTGAGCCGCTGTTGCTGGTATGGCTGGCGGACGTGATGCTGGAACCGGGCGCATAGATATCCACGCAGGAACCGTAGTTGGAAAAGCTCGAACGACTGTCGGAGCTGGTCGTTGAACCAACGGTAATCGCCGATGCCGCCCGCGCCGGCGAATAGTTGCAAGCGTTGCTGTTGTCGTTACCGGCCGCGACCACGGTGACGACACCGGACGACACCAGATTGTTGGCCGCCGTATCCATCGCACTGGATGCGCCACCACCCAAACTGGCGTTGGCAACGGCTGGCTTGATGTGATTGGCGCGGATCCAATCAAAGCCGGCAACGATGCCGGAAATGCTGCCACTGCCATCGCAACCGAGCACCCGAACCGGGTGAATCACGACATTTTTCGCGACGCCCCAGGTGGTGCTGCCAACAGTGCCAGCGACGTGCGTGCCGTGGCCCTGGCAATCGCCGGTGCCACCGCCAATCGCCGAATAACCATTGCCGATACGGCCACTGAAACCACTGTGTGAAGTGTTGACGCCGGTATCGATGATGTAGGCGTGCACGGTCGAGCCGCCCGTTGGGTAGGTATAAGTGCTGTTCAGCGGCAAATCGGTTTGATCGATGCGATCGATGCCCCAGGTGGCACCGGTTTGTGTTGCTGACAAACGAATGATGCGGTCCTGTTCGACGAACGCAACATCCGGATCATCCGCGAGTTTTTGCGCGCTGCCATGGTCCATGACCACGACCGCGCCTTTCAGTGCATGTTCGAATACCTGACGGATATCAGCACCGTAACGACGGCGGTGTTTGTCGGCCAGCGCTTGCGCACGAATGGGGCCGCGGCTGGCAATGGTGGCGGCGTCGTCTTTGTAAACGACGATGTAGCGGCCGGGAATGATATCCGGCTCGTTGGCGGCGCGGATTTCTCCGGCCTGCGCCGCACAGGCAGCGAAAACGCTGACTGCAGCGAGCGAGAGTCTGAGCGCTCTTTGTGTTTTCATTGGGCATGTTCTCCGTAGCGTTGATGTCGTCGCAGGAATGCCGAGCTCTGCGTCGTAGTCACTGAATATCAATGCGATGTTCAGCGCCGGGCGATGGTAAGAAAACGGTAACAATCGTCACCATCATCCGTATGGATGACTCGCTGGTAAGAGGTGCGCGCTTTCTGGCGCGTCGCAACAGAGAAGAAAAATCGAAGTTTTCTCGGGAAAATGGCGATTTTGATTCGAAATGAAAATCTGATGGAGCGAAAATTGATGGGCGCCGTTCACAAAAAAGGCGTTAGCACATAACCAATTGGCATGTTCGCCACAATCGGATTTTTCTCGCGTTAAATCAGTCCCGCTTGCCGCGCCGAAATCACACAAGCAGTACGATTGTTGACGGAAAATTTTCCGAACAACGCGCTTAGGTGCGATTTCAACGTCGAAGCAGAGATATTTAACCTATTCTCAATTTGTTTATTGCTGAGACCACCGGCCAGATGCAACAGCACCTGAAATTCGCGTGGCGTCAGTACGGGTAAATTCGGTAATCCGCAGCTGTTGCCATTTGGTGAGAAGGGCTCGTAGAACGATTCGCCGAGCAACACCCGCTGCACGGCGCGCTGAAAATATTCACCATCGATACGTTTATTCAGAATCGCCTGCACGCCGAGCTGACGCGCCGACGCCTGACACTCGGCCGTGGCGCCACAACAAAGCAGCACCGTCTTCGGTAGTGCATTTTGCTCCTGCCAGGCTTTCAATAATAAAAAGCAGTGCATGTCCGGCAAGAACATTTCCGCGATCAGCAAATCGACCGGCGCCGCCGCCAACTCGGCAATCGCGGCCGCACCACTGCGCACGGCGGTCAGTATCGGAGCCGACAACGATTGATGCAGATGGTGTATCAAACTTTCCCGCAATAAAGGTTGATCATCAACCAATAACACACGCAAACCTGTAGCCGACATATCGCTGCCCTCCAGCGGTCAACAAATCCAGGGGGGACGACCCATGACGGCGGAAGACTAGCGCTGTCATTCCGGCAGCGGATAACACCATTTTGCATATTGCTATAGCGATAGCGCCGACAAATGCCTTGCCAGGCGGCAGTTTGCGCCAACTCGACTATGCTTGATGTCGAGGCTATTCGGATAAATCGCGATGCACGTTCACCACGTTTACCCCCTGATGTTGGCCATTTTTCTGCTGTTCTCTCCTGTTTCGTTGACGTTGGCAGCCCATGCGCCGGCGGTATCGGCAAGCACGCAGCAATGGCTGGACAAACTCACCGACATTCAACGCCGAACCCAGGCCGATCCGGAAGGCAGCGCCAAGGCCTTGGCGGAAATGGAATCACAATTGCCGGCCGATGAGCCGCTGGTGCAACAAAAATGGCAGCAGCTGCGCTGCACCGTTGGCGCCGCCAACAGCAATACCGAACAAGTGCAGCAAGCCGCCGAATGGTTGATGCGCGAAAGCGCGACAAAACCGGAACTGGGAATCATCGCCAATACTTGCCGCGCCAGTCTGTTGTTTCGAGTTGGTGATCGCCAGCAGGCATTTCAATTGGCGCAACAAGCCGTGCAGCAGGCAAAACAGCAAACTGATTGGCGCCTGCGTTTTGACGCGGCGTTACAACTCGGTCAAATTGCAGACCGGCTGGGCGAATTCGACACCGCGCTCGAAGCCTATTTGCAAGCGCAATCTGCGGCCGAAGCGATGGATGATCGCCATGCGCTGTTTTTGCTCTGGGGCAATCTCAGCGTGTTGTACACCTACATGAATCGGCTTGACGAAGCGATCGCCACTAATGATCGCGCATTGCAACTGGCCGAAGCAGAGCAACCTCCCGATGCCAATCGACTGACCCGGCTTTACCTGCAGCGGTATTTTGCGCTGTCGCGCACTGATCGGCTTGATGATCGGCAGCACGCATTGCTGCAAGCAGAACGTTACGCCGCGCAAACACCGGAGCCGCAGCTGAAAACCATCACCGCGGTGAATCTTTCTGACCACTATTACAAAACTGGTCAGTACGAAAAATCGATAGCTTCGGCCAGCAAAGCCATTCAGCTCGCCGAGCAATATCAAGACCCGGCCTTGCGCGCCATTGGTTTTGCCAATCGCGGTTTTGCCAAACTGTATGCGAAGCAGGACGGTGGCCGACAAGACGTTGAACAAAGCATCAAGATGCTAGGCGACATGGGCAACAAACCGGATGTCTCCGGCATTTACCAGGAATACAGCGAAGTGCTGGCCGCGATTGGCGATTATCGTGAGGCCTACCTGGCCGCGCGCGAACATAAGCGTCTCAGTGATGAATTGTTCCGGGCCGATCGCGACAAACGCGTGTTGGAATTGCAAGAGCAGTACAACACGGAAAAACGCGAACGGGAAATTACACTGTTAAGCAAAGAAAACGCGTTGAAATCGGTCGAGCTCGCCAACCGCGAGCTGGAACGCCGCACCTGGTGGCTGGTCGCGGTGATCACGGCATTGGTGCTGTGCGCGCTGGTGCTGCTCTATCGTCGGGCTCGTACCCGCGTTACGCAGTTGAGCGCGATCAATATCGATCTCGATTATCAGAGCACGCACGACCCGCTGACCGGCTTGTTCAACCGCCGCTACGTTGATCATTTCTTCCGTCAGTTCGACTGGCAGGCGCCACTGCAACCGGGTCACACCCATGCCCTGTTTCTGCTCGACCTCGATCATTTCAAGCAAATCAATGATCGGCTTGGTCACGCTGCCGGCGATGTCGTGCTGAAAACCATAGCCGATCGCTTGCGAAGCACCTTGCGTGAACGCGATATTGCCGTGCGCTGGGGTGGTGAAGAATTTCTGATTGTGCTGCTCGATGTTCAGCGGGAACAACTGGAAGCCGTTGCCCAGCGTCTGATGCAGACGGTTGCTGGCGAACCGGTCACACTGGAACAAGGACCGTTACCGGTAACCGGCTCGTTCGGCTACGCGGTGCTACCATTGCGTATTGGCGAGCAAGCCTTGTCGATAGACAAGACACTGCATCTGGTCGATTTGGCACTGTATCAGGCGAAAGCGCGCGGTCGCAATCAAGCGGTCGGCATTACGGCGTTGCAGCTGAGTTCAGAACACGATCTGGAGACCTTGGAAACCGGCCTCGCGGACGCCATCGCAGCCGGCCAGATCGAAGCCCGCATCAGCAAAGGCCCGGGCGGTTGACTACTTCACCGCCTGATCAATTCCGTTAACAAGGAGTGAACAACATGGCCGTTGATCAACAACGCTATCGCATCGAGAAAGACACGCTCGGTGAAGTCAAAGTGCCGGCCGAAAAATACTGGGGCGCGCAAACCGAACGCAGCCGCAATAATTTTCGCATTGGTCCGCCAGCCAGCATGCCGTTTGAAATCATCGAGGCGTTCGCTTATCTGAAAAAAGCGGCCGCGCTGACCAATCAACAATTCAACGTACTGAGCGCAGACAAAGCGACGCTGATTGGCAGGGTCTGCGATGAGATTCTTGACGGCAAACTCGACGATCAGTTTCCGCTGGTGATCTGGCAAACCGGCAGCGGCACCCAGAGCAACATGAACGTCAATGAAGTGATCGCCTATCGCGGCCATGTGCTGAACGGCGGCAAACTCGACGACAGCGAGAAAGCGCTGAATCCCAATGATGACGTCAATAAAAGCCAGAGCAGCAACGATACCTTCCCAACCGCCATGCATATCGCTGCCTACATGCTGACCTTCAAGCAAACCCTGCCGGCGCTCAAGCAATTGCGCGAGACGCTGCAAAAAAAATCCGACACGTTCAAGGATGTGGTGAAAACCGGCCGTACGCATTTTATGGATGCCACGCCGGTGACGATGGGCCAGGTATTCAGTGGCTATGTGCAACAGCTCGACAATGGCATTCGCGCCATCAACAACGCGCTGGAAATGGTGCGGCAGTTGGCGCTTGGTGGCACCGCGGTCGGCACCGGCTTGAACGCGCCGAAAGGCTATGCCAAAGCGGTCGCCGAAAAAATCGCCGAACTGACCGGCTTGCCGTTCGTTACCGCACCGAATAAATTTGAAGCACTGGCCGCACACGATGCCATGGTAGAGCTCAGCAGCGCGTTCAAACGACTGGCCGTTAGCTTGATGAAAATCGGCAATGATATCCGCATGCTTAGCAGCGGCCCGCGTTGCGGTATCGGTGAACTGATTATTCCCGACAACGAACCCGGTTCCAGCATCATGCCCGGCAAGGTCAACCCGACCCAACCGGAAGCACTGACAATGGTCTGCGCGCAAGTTATCGGCAACGATACGACCGTCGCCATCGCTGGTAGCAATGGCCAATTCGAACTGAATGTGTTCAAACCCGTGATCGCGGCCAATGTGTTGCAAAGTGCCCGGCTGCTCGGTGATACCTGCCGTTCATTCGATGAGAAATGCGCGCAAGGCATCGACGTCAACAAAGCGCAAATCGACGAGCACCTGAACAACTCACTGATGCTGGTCACGGCATTGAACCCGCATATCGGCTACTACAAGGCCGCCGAAATCGCCAAGAAAGCGCACAGGGAAGGCACCACGCTGAAACAGGCAGCGATCGACCTCGGCCATGTCAGTGCCGAGGATTTTGATCGCTGGGTTGATCCGAAAAAAATGGTGTGACTCGAATGCGGGTAGCCAGGATTGCTGGTCGTAGCAATCCCGTGTTTTTCCATCACAACGTCTTGATGAAGATCTTGCTGTTGCGCTGGTAGTTGTACAGTGCTTTTTTCTTGCCGGGCAAATTCTCTATCGCCGCCGGCGCGTAGCCACGCTCGATAAACCAGTGGGCGGTGTGGGTGGTCAGCACGAACAGCGTTTTCAAGCCCATTGATCGCGCTTTCTTCTCAAAATGATCGACCAGAATCGAACCTCGACCGCGATACTCCGGATGCACGACGACACAGGCAAGTTCACCCGTCTGATCTTCCGGAAACGGATACAGTGCCGCGCAAGCGACGATCATGCCGTCGCGTTTGACGACGGCGAATTGGCCGATTTCCGTTTCCAGCCGCTCGCGTGAGCGATGTACGAGAATGCCTTTCTCTTCCAGTGGCGCGATTAATTCCAGAATGCCGCCAACGTCGTCGATCGTTGCCTGGCTCAAGTGCTCGAATTTTTCTTCGCTGAGCAAAGTACCATTGCCATCGCGGGTAAACAGCTCCTCAATCATTGCGCCTTCGCGTTCATAGCTGATGAAGTGCACACGGCGGATATGATTACTGCAGGCTTTATAGGCGTGTCGCAATTGGCGGGCGATATCGACATCGATGTCTTCGTAGCGAGTGGCCAACGGTTCAATTTCCGACGGCTCCAGTTCGCGCACGATTTCGTTGTTCTCATCGCGAATGCCGTCATCGGCGGTAAAGAACACTAGTTTTTCTGCCTGTAGTGCAATGGCCGTCTCCGCGGCGACATCTTCATAGGCAAGATGAAAGACTTCGCCGGTCGGCGAAAAGCCGAGACTGGACATCAGCACAATGACGTTCTGATCGAGCAGCATCTGAATCATCTTGCGGTCAATGCGGCGCACCAGGCCGGTCAACTCAAAATCGACACCATCAACAACACCACGCGGACGTGCTGTCACCAGGTTGCCGGACATCACCCGAATTCGTGAACCGTGCATCGGCGAATTGACCAATCCCATCGATAACTGCGACTCAATGGTCACGCGCACCGAGCTGATCGCTTCCTGAATGCATTCCAGCGAGTCGCGATCCGTGATGCGGTGCATCTTATGAAAGCGCGGCGTGATGCCTTTGG from Permianibacter aggregans harbors:
- a CDS encoding CPXCG motif-containing cysteine-rich protein, with the translated sequence MLNGESAELIQCPYCFEWITIMVDCSVSEQQYIEDCQVCCHPIEILAHVRADGHVEVTALRENE
- a CDS encoding S8 family serine peptidase codes for the protein MKTQRALRLSLAAVSVFAACAAQAGEIRAANEPDIIPGRYIVVYKDDAATIASRGPIRAQALADKHRRRYGADIRQVFEHALKGAVVVMDHGSAQKLADDPDVAFVEQDRIIRLSATQTGATWGIDRIDQTDLPLNSTYTYPTGGSTVHAYIIDTGVNTSHSGFSGRIGNGYSAIGGGTGDCQGHGTHVAGTVGSTTWGVAKNVVIHPVRVLGCDGSGSISGIVAGFDWIRANHIKPAVANASLGGGASSAMDTAANNLVSSGVVTVVAAGNDNSNACNYSPARAASAITVGSTTSSDSRSSFSNYGSCVDIYAPGSSITSASHTSNSGSASMSGTSMASPHVAGAAALYLAANPNATPSQVGNALVQNALNNKVSGIPSGANKLLYTGFLNGGNPPPPPPPPPPGGGELQNGVPVGNLGNNTGQWLYYTLQVPANATSLSFNTSGGSGDADLFVRYGANPSASVYQCKSESPTNTESCTISNIQAGTYHVGIYAYSTFSGLSLTGSYSTGGGGGGCSSLPQWNASTYYQAGAKVQYNGRQYQAKYAIWYWSPSYSFYWTDLGPCS
- a CDS encoding DUF1428 domain-containing protein, with product MSYVDGFVLAVPTANKSTYQQHAEYCVDIFREYGMEKLVECWGDDIPEGEVTSFPMAVKLKPDETVVFSWMIWPSKAVRDEAWKKIMEDPRMDPERFEMPFDGKRMMYGGFTVLVES
- a CDS encoding tetratricopeptide repeat-containing diguanylate cyclase produces the protein MHVHHVYPLMLAIFLLFSPVSLTLAAHAPAVSASTQQWLDKLTDIQRRTQADPEGSAKALAEMESQLPADEPLVQQKWQQLRCTVGAANSNTEQVQQAAEWLMRESATKPELGIIANTCRASLLFRVGDRQQAFQLAQQAVQQAKQQTDWRLRFDAALQLGQIADRLGEFDTALEAYLQAQSAAEAMDDRHALFLLWGNLSVLYTYMNRLDEAIATNDRALQLAEAEQPPDANRLTRLYLQRYFALSRTDRLDDRQHALLQAERYAAQTPEPQLKTITAVNLSDHYYKTGQYEKSIASASKAIQLAEQYQDPALRAIGFANRGFAKLYAKQDGGRQDVEQSIKMLGDMGNKPDVSGIYQEYSEVLAAIGDYREAYLAAREHKRLSDELFRADRDKRVLELQEQYNTEKREREITLLSKENALKSVELANRELERRTWWLVAVITALVLCALVLLYRRARTRVTQLSAINIDLDYQSTHDPLTGLFNRRYVDHFFRQFDWQAPLQPGHTHALFLLDLDHFKQINDRLGHAAGDVVLKTIADRLRSTLRERDIAVRWGGEEFLIVLLDVQREQLEAVAQRLMQTVAGEPVTLEQGPLPVTGSFGYAVLPLRIGEQALSIDKTLHLVDLALYQAKARGRNQAVGITALQLSSEHDLETLETGLADAIAAGQIEARISKGPGG
- the fumC gene encoding class II fumarate hydratase; translation: MAVDQQRYRIEKDTLGEVKVPAEKYWGAQTERSRNNFRIGPPASMPFEIIEAFAYLKKAAALTNQQFNVLSADKATLIGRVCDEILDGKLDDQFPLVIWQTGSGTQSNMNVNEVIAYRGHVLNGGKLDDSEKALNPNDDVNKSQSSNDTFPTAMHIAAYMLTFKQTLPALKQLRETLQKKSDTFKDVVKTGRTHFMDATPVTMGQVFSGYVQQLDNGIRAINNALEMVRQLALGGTAVGTGLNAPKGYAKAVAEKIAELTGLPFVTAPNKFEALAAHDAMVELSSAFKRLAVSLMKIGNDIRMLSSGPRCGIGELIIPDNEPGSSIMPGKVNPTQPEALTMVCAQVIGNDTTVAIAGSNGQFELNVFKPVIAANVLQSARLLGDTCRSFDEKCAQGIDVNKAQIDEHLNNSLMLVTALNPHIGYYKAAEIAKKAHREGTTLKQAAIDLGHVSAEDFDRWVDPKKMV
- a CDS encoding pyridoxal-dependent decarboxylase, exosortase A system-associated encodes the protein MSTNPTASAPIHAENPYFPVVDNELTAGGIKLSELVKRAGQTPFYVYDKNAMTERVKALRAAMPKDLSLHYAMKANPMPAVVKHMSGLVDGIDVASGRELRVALDTPTKPHDISFAGPGKSLEEIRLAVASDIVINLESLTQLQQTETAAHALNKKAKVAIRVNPDFELKSSGMKMGGHAAQFGIDAEIVPDVLKRIGASDALEFVGFHIFWGSQNLRPENIIEAHDNTFALAYRLAQSAPAPVKLLNIGGGLGIPYFPGDKALELAEISANLERHLAECKQRLPEAEVVMELGRYLVGEAGLYVCEVLERKVSRGQVFLITNGGLHHHLAASGNFGQIIRKNYPLAVANRVSSDDMETVHVVGPLCTPLDLLGSKMTLPKADIGDLIAVYQSGAYGLTASPRAFLSHPDAVELLV
- a CDS encoding acyl-CoA ligase (AMP-forming), exosortase A system-associated encodes the protein MKELLHALVLTSAERYPERPALHFRDQTLSYRQLADAINRFADALVSSGIQPGDRVAIYLPKQFETAIAIFGAAAAGAVFVPVNPLLKPAQVAYILRDCNVRVLISAKARFEQLQPELGDCPDLKLNLSVDGECPQAADLNQWLASGKGLRGHRRIDADMVAILYTSGSTGNPKGVVLSHRNMVAGAHSVAEYLENTADDRLLAVLPLSFDYGLSQLTTAFSVGASVALMDYLLPNDVIRACVKYQITGLAAVPPLWVQLAQLEWPQEAKQSIRYFTNSGGHMPFATLQGLRAQLPNTKPFLMYGLTEAFRSTFLPPDQVDVRPGSMGKAIPNAEVVVLREDGSECAADEPGELVHRGALVSLGYWNAPEKTAERFKLMPKRVNGLVLDEMAVFSGDTVKKDSEGFLYFIGRKDDMIKSSGYRISPSELEDTVYQQKGVAEVAAIGCKHEQLGQAIVLVIKAGNDFVEAEMLAELRKTLPMFMQPHKIILREQLPRNPNGKIDRKHLSAEYATLFTTEG
- a CDS encoding response regulator transcription factor is translated as MSATGLRVLLVDDQPLLRESLIHHLHQSLSAPILTAVRSGAAAIAELAAAPVDLLIAEMFLPDMHCFLLLKAWQEQNALPKTVLLCCGATAECQASARQLGVQAILNKRIDGEYFQRAVQRVLLGESFYEPFSPNGNSCGLPNLPVLTPREFQVLLHLAGGLSNKQIENRLNISASTLKSHLSALFGKFSVNNRTACVISARQAGLI
- the argA gene encoding amino-acid N-acetyltransferase codes for the protein METDNYVNWFRNTSPYINAHREKVFVIAIPGDGVADPHFENFIYDLALLNSLEVRIVLVHGARLQIDERLKAKGITPRFHKMHRITDRDSLECIQEAISSVRVTIESQLSMGLVNSPMHGSRIRVMSGNLVTARPRGVVDGVDFELTGLVRRIDRKMIQMLLDQNVIVLMSSLGFSPTGEVFHLAYEDVAAETAIALQAEKLVFFTADDGIRDENNEIVRELEPSEIEPLATRYEDIDVDIARQLRHAYKACSNHIRRVHFISYEREGAMIEELFTRDGNGTLLSEEKFEHLSQATIDDVGGILELIAPLEEKGILVHRSRERLETEIGQFAVVKRDGMIVACAALYPFPEDQTGELACVVVHPEYRGRGSILVDHFEKKARSMGLKTLFVLTTHTAHWFIERGYAPAAIENLPGKKKALYNYQRNSKIFIKTL